One genomic window of Gossypium hirsutum isolate 1008001.06 chromosome D11, Gossypium_hirsutum_v2.1, whole genome shotgun sequence includes the following:
- the LOC107935681 gene encoding disease resistance protein RUN1, giving the protein MLSLPSTSSPISRKKYDVFLSFRGEDTRKNFTAHLYDALKSSGIVTFRDDPKLEAGEEIAPELSRAIQQSWCSVIIFSKTYAFSGWCLEELAEIVQQKNANGHKVFPIFYHVDPSDLRNQKEKVEAAFAKHEERYKEDKDKIEKWRNALTEVAKIKGWHLHNGNESEFIGDIVRKISAKLCETYPIVHDELVGISLPLKELYSKINIGEDDVRIIGICGMGGIGKSTLARVVYTQMSPHFEGKSFLADIREVSNKCGLVSLQKQLLSQILPNKCFNFFNVHEGNAIISRRLCSEKVLVVLDDVDNVQHLKCLAGRRDWFGLGSRIIVTTRDEHLLRSYGVDGVYKPKTLDPDDALRLFNLKAFHSDTVPKDDFIELSELVVCYAGGLPLALEVLGSFLCDRDIVQWRSAIERLEEDSNKEILNTLRISFDGLEEKEKNIFLDIACFFNGEKRDFITKVLDGCEFFLDIGIDILIKKSLIKVSDDNKRLKMHTLLQEMGRKIVEEKCVDEPGKRCRLWKERDVHHVLTKNTVTEMIESMIIDNQRESSKMLNLSVNVFLKMKKLRLLRVLCLSNCNDLKYLSNELRFLDWTGYPLKSLPSSFQPDNLVILLLPYSRIEQLWKGNRPLYKLKIISLKGSQNLIKTPDFTTAPYLEVLIMEDCTRLVDVHPSLGVLKRLKLLNLRNCKSLRRLPTKIEMESLETLILSGCSNLARFPEIDGKMEHLKTLDLSGCYKVEYLPENLHQAESLEKLDLSETAIKEPPSFISQLKNLKVLSFDGCKGPYKLKRNLLSLFKVSQRARMNFIAPMLPSLSGLRSLTRLKLRGCNLGEGDIPSAISGVSSLAFLDLSVNNFNRIPVSLTGLSKLEELSLSRCGLRNMGEGDIPSDISGLSSLRVLDLHGNNFTSIGASLARLSNLQRLGLCNCSELESLPVLLARKTSDWKHNRSYFIAINSYRLAENMSAITLLKTHIKAFENSRKRLDVVMPGNEIPEWFSQQRGGSVIEIPLPFNIQNDSQWIGVAFCCIFGDDDGSEIKVIGGPAYIHSTYSGQSSSDGSVCQVKNSRRVDFNFIDFDRRPITKDHLLLRYFSREVFYPLSLKDNWETKNLSLEMSFQSAKRYPSVNVKKCGVRIMYEKDLEDTKEMQCHTTQSSPNFEHIHHHSTENDGSAGSTSFVKRKRDIDEETEEEGPKPKRMQNIFNFITGRSGKKQ; this is encoded by the exons ATGCTGTCGTTACCTTCGACTTCTTCGCCCATTTCAAGAAAGAAATATGATGTTTTCTTGAGTTTTAGAGGTGAAGATACTCGCAAGAACTTCACGGCTCATCTTTATGATGCTCTAAAGAGTAGTGGGATCGTCACCTTCAGGGATGATCCAAAGCTGGAGGCTGGCGAAGAGATCGCCCCCGAACTCTCCAGGGCAATTCAGCAATCATGGTGCTCggtaattattttttcaaaaacctaTGCCTTTTCAGGATGGTGCTTGGAGGAGCTTGCTGAGATTGTTCAACAAAAAAATGCTAATGGACATAAAGTATTTCCAATTTTCTACCATGTGGATCCATCCGATTtaagaaaccaaaaagaaaaagtagaAGCAGCCTTTGCCAAACATGAAGAGAGGTACAAGGAAGATAAAGACAAGATCGAAAAGTGGCGAAATGCTTTGACTGAAGTAGCTAAGATCAAAGGATGGCATTTACATAATGG GAATGAATCAGAGTTTATCGGAGACATTGTTAGGAAGATATCAGCCAAATTATGTGAGACATATCCAATTGTTCATGATGAATTGGTTGGAATTAGCTTACCTTTGAAGGAGTTGTATTCGAAAATAAACATTGGGGAAGATGATGTCCGCATTATAGGAATTTGCGGAATGGGTGGCATCGGTAAATCAACTCTTGCAAGGGTTGTTTACACTCAAATGTCACCTCATTTTGAAGGCAAAAGCTTTCTCGCTGATATTCGAGAAGTTTCAAACAAATGTGGACTTGTTTCTTTACAGAAACAACTTCTTTCTCAAATCTTGCCAAATAAATGCTTCAATTTTTTCAATGTTCATGAAGGGAATGCCATAATTAGCCGCAGGTTGTGCAGTGAAAAGGTTCTTGTTGTTCTTGATGATGTTGATAATGTACAGCACTTGAAATGCTTGGCTGGAAGGCGTGATTGGTTTGGTTTAGGGAGTCGAATCATTGTAACAACAAGAGATGAACATTTACTCCGATCTTACGGAGTCGATGGTGTGTATAAGCCTAAAACATTGGATCCAGACGATGCACTTAGACTTTTCAATTTGAAAGCTTTTCATAGTGATACAGTTCCAAAAGATGATTTCATTGAGCTTTCTGAACTTGTTGTATGTTATGCTGGTGGTCTCCCCTTAGCTCTTGAAGTTTTGGGTTCATTTTTGTGCGATAGAGATATAGTTCAATGGAGAAGTGCAATCGAAAGACTTGAAGAAGATTCTAACAAAGAAATTCTTAACACGCTAAGAATTAGCTTTGATGGATTGGAAGAAAAGGAGAAGAATATATTTCTAGATATAGCATGCTTTTTCAATGGTGAGAAGAGAGATTTTATAACGAAAGTATTGGATGGTTGTGAGTTTTTTCTAGATATTGGAATCGATATTCTCATTAAGAAATCTTTGATAAAAGTTAGTGATGACAACAAACGTTTGAAGATGCATACCTTGTTGCAAGAAATGGGAAGAAAAATTGTTGAAGAAAAATGCGTTGATGAACCTGGAAAACGTTGTAGATTGTGGAAAGAAAGGGATGTCCATCATGTCCTAACAAAAAACACG GTTACAGAAATGATTGAAAGCATGATCATTGACAATCAAAG AGAATCAAGCAAGATGCTCAATTTGAGTGTCAATGTCTTCTTGAAGATGAAAAAATTAAGATTGCTGAGAGTGCTTTGCCTCTCAAATTGTAATGATCTCAAATATCTTTCCAATGAGCTACGGTTTTTAGATTGGACAGGATATCCTTTAAAATCATTGCCTTCAAGCTTTCAACCAGACAACCTTGTCATACTTCTCTTACCATATAGTCGCATTGAACAACTATGGAAGGGAAATAGA CCCTTGTATAAGTTGAAAATAATCAGCCTTAAAGGGTCCCAAAACCTCATCAAGACACCAGACTTCACAACAGCCCCATATCTCGAAGTGTTGATTATGGAAGATTGTACCAGATTAGTAGATGTTCATCCATCACTTGGAGTGCTTAAGAGACTGaaacttttgaatttaagaaaTTGCAAAAGTCTTAGGAGACTTccaaccaaaattgaaatggaatCCCTTGAAACTTTAATTCTTTCGGGTTGCTCAAATCTTGCAAGGTTTCCAGAGATTGATGGGAAAATGGAACATCTAAAAACTCTTGATCTTTCTGGTTGTTATAAAGTTGAATATTTGCCAGAGAATTTGCATCAAGCAGAATCTTTGGAAAAGCTTGACTTGAGTGAAACAGCCATAAAAGAACCACCATCCTTCATTTCTCAATTGAAAAACCTTAAAGTTTTGTCTTTCGATGGATGCAAGGGTCCGTATAAGTTGAAAAGAAATCTCCTTTCTCTTTTCAAGGTAAGCCAAAGAGCAAGGATGAATTTCATAGCTCCAATGCTACCTTCATTATCCGGTTTGAGGTCATTAACAAGGTTGAAACTAAGGGGCTGCAATCTTGGTGAAGGAGATATTCCTAGTGCTATTTCTGGTGTATCCTCTTTGGCATTTCTTGATCTTAGCGTTAACAATTTCAACAGAATACCGGTATCTCTTACTGGACTCTCCAAGCTTGAAGAACTTAGTTTGTCAAGGTGCGGCCTGCGCAATATGGGTGAAGGAGATATTCCTAGTGATATTTCTGGTCTATCCTCATTGAGAGTTCTTGATCTTCATGGTAACAATTTCACCAGCATAGGTGCGTCTCTTGCTCGTCTTTCCAATCTTCAAAGGCTAGGACTGTGTAATTGCAGTGAGCTTGAATCGTTGCCTGTGCTTCTAGCAAGGAAGACAAGTGATTGGAAACATAATCGGTCTTACTTTATAGCCATTAACAGCTACAGATTGGCTGAGAACATGAGTGCAATAACATTGCTGAAAACACATATTAAG GCATTTGAGAATTCAAGAAAAAGACTTGATGTTGTTATGCCTGGAAATGAAATCCCAGAATGGTTCAGCCAACAGAGAGGCGGCTCTGTAATTGAAATACCTTTGCCTTTCAATATTCAGAATGACAGCCAATGGATTGGAGTTGCTTTCTGCTGCATTTTTGGCGATGATGATGGTTCCGAGATAAAGGTTATCGGTGGTCCAGCTTACATCCATTCTACATATTCTGGACAATCTAGTAGTGATGGATCTGTTTGTCAAGTTAAAAATAGTCGAAGGGTCGATTTCAATTTCATTGATTTTGATCGACGTCCCATAACGAAGGACCACCTTTTACTTCGTTATTTCTCGCGTGAAGTATTTTATCCATTATCCTTAAAGGATAATTGGGAAACCAAGAATTTATCGCTTGAGATGTCTTTCCAATCTGCAAAAAGGTATCCTTCTGTTAATGTGAAGAAGTGTGGTGTTAGAATAATGTATGAGAAAGATTTGGAAGATACAAAAGAGATGCAGTGCCATACCACTCAATCTTCTCCAAACTTTGAACATATCCATCATCACTCTACTGAAAACGATGGATCCGCAGGCAGCACTTCCTTTGTAAAACGAAAACGTGATATCGACGAGGAAACAGAGGAAGAAGGGCCGAAGCCTAAACGGATGCAaaacattttcaattttataacCGGCCGATCAGGGAAGAAGCAGTAA